One window from the genome of Bdellovibrio sp. NC01 encodes:
- a CDS encoding NAD(P)/FAD-dependent oxidoreductase yields the protein MKKVSVIGAGFAGLTVSLRLAQKGFTVDLYEKSARVGGLLGTDQTEYGIAERAANALMRTKKSEDLFTELGVEKSLPLKESRRRFIYRYTPKQWPLTFLETLFFIGKVVPRALFAKKSMKPVAGETLESWGQRILGGTATEHILGPAMQGIYGNDISGLSSKLILSPLFTKKKKDGYKGLLTGPGGMQDLVNHLETRLRALGVHIHLNSEVNVAKLDGPVIVATSASTAAKLLETAEPETSSVLKKIRMSSLMSVTMFFKKPQETYKGFGCLIPRGFDLKALGVLMNSYIFKDRDKTYNETWILGGVKEAQLLDLSDAELLKLIAEERFRILGNKEGLLDYRINRWHEALPYYDLNLEKAQEELTQLPKSRFVLHGNYLSGIGLSKILERSEIIADEIAGQHG from the coding sequence ATGAAAAAAGTCAGCGTCATTGGCGCTGGCTTTGCGGGCCTGACGGTTTCGCTTCGACTTGCGCAAAAAGGATTCACTGTCGATCTTTATGAAAAGTCTGCCCGTGTGGGTGGACTTTTGGGGACTGATCAAACCGAGTACGGTATTGCGGAGCGAGCTGCGAATGCTTTGATGCGCACAAAAAAGTCTGAAGACTTATTTACCGAACTGGGTGTTGAAAAAAGTCTGCCCCTGAAAGAATCCCGTCGTCGTTTTATTTATCGTTATACTCCGAAACAATGGCCGCTGACATTCCTTGAGACTTTGTTCTTTATTGGCAAAGTTGTTCCACGCGCCTTGTTTGCAAAAAAATCCATGAAGCCGGTTGCAGGTGAAACTTTAGAAAGCTGGGGTCAGCGCATCTTGGGTGGCACTGCGACCGAGCACATCTTGGGACCTGCGATGCAGGGAATTTATGGCAACGATATCTCGGGTTTGAGTTCTAAATTGATCCTGTCTCCCCTATTCACGAAAAAGAAAAAAGACGGTTACAAAGGACTGTTAACGGGTCCCGGCGGTATGCAGGATCTTGTGAATCACTTGGAAACTCGCCTGCGTGCATTGGGTGTTCATATTCATTTGAATTCGGAAGTCAATGTGGCGAAACTTGACGGTCCCGTGATAGTCGCGACTTCTGCATCAACGGCTGCGAAGTTGTTAGAAACAGCGGAGCCCGAAACTTCGTCCGTTCTTAAAAAAATCCGCATGTCTTCATTGATGAGTGTCACGATGTTCTTCAAAAAGCCGCAAGAGACTTACAAAGGCTTTGGCTGCTTGATCCCGCGGGGCTTTGATCTGAAAGCTTTAGGTGTCTTGATGAACTCCTACATCTTTAAAGATCGCGATAAGACTTATAACGAAACATGGATCCTAGGCGGCGTGAAAGAGGCGCAACTTTTAGATCTGAGCGATGCCGAGCTTTTAAAGCTTATCGCCGAAGAGCGCTTCAGAATTCTTGGCAACAAAGAAGGCCTTCTTGATTATCGCATCAACCGTTGGCACGAAGCTTTGCCGTATTACGATTTAAACCTTGAAAAGGCTCAAGAAGAGCTGACTCAATTGCCTAAAAGCAGATTTGTTCTTCATGGCAATTATTTAAGTGGCATTGGCCTTAGTAAAATTTTAGAACGCAGTGAGATTATTGCAGACGAAATCGCAGGACAACATGGCTAA